The DNA window ttacTTGGTGGTGCTGCAAACCTGCCATTTAGGCTCTTTGGGCGGATGTGTCCAGACCCTGTCAGCGGCCGTTCCCACCGGGAAACTCCCCGCCCGGGCCATGGGCCATGGATTGGATGCAAGAGAAGGCTGCCTGCATTTCAATAGATTGGCCGGTGCGCAGTTGCATGATGCAGCgtgatggctgctgctactctACTTGCCATGGCCCATGGCCAATCAGCATCACCAGACCCAGCTCGTTTTGCAAAATAAAATGTCCCGGCCACCGAAAGACAGGTACGATCTGGGACGCTGCATTGATATCGCTCAGCGCACTTTATTGCTGTCATGTCCTGTGTAACGTATGAGGGAAAGAGAGGGAGGCTGCTGCCCTTTTGCGGGCCGAGAGGCGGGATTCcattgctggatgctgctTGCATCACACCACGACCCGAAATTCGGCCATTCTCAGCTGGCTTGGTAATGATTGACGGGTCTGCTTGTGGCGACTCGTAGTCTCCTGTTCTCTGCCAGTACATCCGTACAAAGCCTGGAAGCTGAAGCAACTGGCTAACCGCGCTTCGTTCCGTTATTATTAGGCCCGATAGATCCTGGCTGCCTGGCTGCCTAGCTAGCCCATCTAATGAGTAGCACGCTGCCGTGACGATGTGTCTCTCGCCGTGCCTCATCCTCCAAAATGGCCGCATCCAGCCCTGCATGCATATCGGCAGCAGGCGATTAAGCATGtctcatctcttctcttctagCACGCATCGTGGTCAAAGCTGTCAACGTTGGATGTCTCAGCCACCATCTGATCAAAGCCATCAAGTACTACTGGTTGGCATTGTAGGTACAAGAGGGATTCAGCAGCCAACTGGCCGTTAGCCAGGGCTTCCGGATGGAGTTGGAGGCTGAACCGTTTGGCGCCTCAACAAGAGCCAAAGAACCTGTTATGTGGCCCTTTGGACCAATGGCTCAGCCAACAAGAACTGGACCAAGTTCCAATAACCTGACAGCCCAGCCATAGTCAAGCGCCACCAACTACTAGACTAGTCGATCCAGTTGCCGGCGTCTTCGTCAACGCATAAGCTCTAGCGAAAGAAACCTCGAGTTGCTTGATTGGGCCGAGCAGCCTTGCCGCTATAGACTCGAATCTGCTGTACAGTAGCACTCGGTTTGGCTTACCGAATGTAGCGTCATCTGCCCTATTGCCTTTAGCCGCCGGTTGCCATTTGCCATTTGCTTCAACCCTTTATCTCCCCGAGATAGAGTTGCACGGCCACTAACAGACAGATCGAGTAATATTTCAGATCGGATGGTCGGAATAAGAGACACGGCCATGTTTAGCAAAAACAGGGCATTCTAGAATATCCATCTCGACTGTCCCGAGGCCAGCGTGATGACCAGCTATGATTTGCATATGGAATTAGGTAGTAGCAGTGCACGGAGCATTTCGAGTCGCTGTACTTGAAAACTGGACGCGTAAAATCAGAGCCCTTGCAGATATTAGCGATTGATTCCCGTCTTCTCTCAATACCAGGCAGCAAAAGGATTGTAGGCCACATGTGTATTTGCCCTGCCACAACCGCAGCATTTCACTTTGCAATGTCTTTTTGTAATATATGTCGCCATTGGCCTCATATTCATCAAGAAGTCTCTGCTGATTTGACAACCTGAGAATTTGACGCGAAGGCGTCTACTTAGCGCTCTCGGAGCTGACAACGACACAGTTTGCCGTTGCACACAAATGTTGCTTGTTTTCAGTTTGACCTATAATAGGCAGTCAATATGTTTAGTCAATAATCAACGGCTGCCGCCTAGCCGAAGTCGATCTTTCCTCCTTCTGTCGGTGGAGATGTGATTTGCGTCAACGACTTGGATGAAACAAGCAACTAGAGTGGCTTTTTTCTCAACCCCAGTTCTGTCATAAGCAGCTCAAAAATATTTCGACCAAGGCCACAAAGAGAGACGTGTGGTTcatgagaagagaaacagGTAGTTGCGGTGAGATTAAGGCAAGAGAGAAAGTCTTGATATGCATATCAAGAGATGGAGCGCCACGACGTCTTCCCCTCAAACCAGTTACTCTCATCAAGCTGGGAGACTCATCcccatgaagaagctttgTTCAATCACAATAGCGGCGTTACACTTACTGACGGCTGATGCGTCTGTGTTACAAACAGACGCATCACAGCAACTCACAAGCCAGCTTGTAATGAAAGGCAATGTCCGAGCAACTTTGGCACCTCCTTCCCCGTTGATTTTCAAAAACACATCGCCGGGGAAAGCCATCAAGCCTGGAACAGAGCTCCGAATTCTTCCAGTCGGAGACTCCATCACATATGGATTTCTGAGTAACcaggatggcggcgatggaaaCGGATACCGATTGAGGCTTCGAGAGAATCTTTCAAGTAAGAGAGTCATTGGTGTGTGTTGTGTCATGTCTTTGCTTGCTAAAAGCGCGTTTAGACGACACAGTTGTATTCGCTGGCACCATAACTTCTCCAGTGGGCAACATGACCGACGGCTATTTTGTAAGATACAgagacctttttttttcttgtgtcATCAGCTGATTGGGTTCTCGCCGTATCATTCGACAGGCTGCTTGGAACGGCAAAACAATACAGTATATTGAGAACAATGTCGGTCCATCGCTCGACCAGCGCCCAAACATCATCCTGCTTCACGCTGGGACCAACGATATGAATCCTGACAGCTCCATTTCCACGGAAGGCAACGATCCCGTAGCTGCATCTCGGCGGCTCGGAAGTTTGATCGACAAGATGATCGACTCGTGCCCGGACGCAGTCATTCTCGTCGCCATGATCATAGGGACCTGCCGCGTCGACCAGGCTCCCCAGACAGAAATGTTTCAATCGCTGGTCCCCGGCGTAGTAATGCCGAGATTTCAAGCAGGGAAGCACGTGCTGCCGGTGGACTTTTCGACATTTGCCCTGAGCAATTTGAGAGACTGCATCCATCCGACGAACCCAGGATATCAGCTGCTTGGACATTATTGGTATGACTTTGTCGCGCAGATTCCGCAGGACTGGATAACAGAGCCTGTTGGAGACGATCCCAAGAGGCAGGATAGTTTTGCTATGCATCTTGGCACAAATACGccgttgttgatgctgctggtttCATTGTTTGTGTTGTTGCATATGTGAGGATGGCGTATAATATGATAGGTGTTGTGCCAATTTACCAACGATTCGCAACGTCGTTTCATCTCGTTCTTCAATAGTATGAATAGAGCAAAACATATAGATGGACTCGGTATCTGGGAGATGTATTCGCATAGGCTGAAGTCGTATAAGTGGAATCCTGTATGTATATTTCTTGGACGATAGGTGCTGCAGGTAGGTGCTGTGAAGGAGTCAGGATGTGAAACGGTTGGTTCCTATCAAAAACCCCTGGTATAAaatgatgagaagagagttgCTTGCCCGGAATTATTCGATTGTCTCCAGCAAGTAGATTGTAGAAGTCGCAATAGCAACCTGTGGCGTGTTAGTCATCAGCAACTGCCCGACAGCCCCGCTATGACCTCTACTCGGGTCTCTAGCCTCCCCTAATTTGGaaagcttcaacttcaaaaTAATTTCAACGCCAAACAAAACAGTCGCCTATTCGACCACCATAAAAGGCCCGAAGGAATTGATACTTGAAAAGGATTTCCACatctttcttcatttttgAAGAAATCGACGGCAATCAGACCAATTGCAGCAACAAAACAAGAATCGCGAAACCAGCCAAACAACACAAGCAGCTGCACATACAGCTTGAATAGTTCCAAACAATGCCGAAAGAGAAAAACTACAATCCCGTCCAGGCGCAGCGCAAAGCCGACAAGGCTCGCGAAGTCAGAAAAGGTGAGTTTGAAGAACGAAAACAATGACATTGTTGAGGCCACTTTTGTTAACAGTCTTGTCCCTGTAGGAAAGGCCGAAGCGCAAGGCCGTCGAGATGAAAAGCTGGCGCGCAAGAACCCAGATCGAATCCAGAAACAAATCGACGACCTCAAGGCCGTGGTGTCCGGGGGAGGAAAGCTGACGCGTCATGAAGAGCAAGTCCTCGAGGGCTTGGAAAAAGAACTCAAAGCAGTACGCAAAGCCAGAGATACGCTGGGTGACAAGGCACCCGAGTTTggccgctggagaagagatggcgatggctcGAGACCAGGAGCGCTTGGTAAAAGGAGGCGCGGAGACGATGGTTccagcagcgatgaagaCATCCCCGACGATGTCAAGAGTATTCCCATGCCGAGAGACACGCCGCCGCCTATACcaaaggccgagatggacAAGTGGTACGCGAAGCGAAGAGCAAAGAGGGAGGCCGAGAACGCAGCTCGACGACGCGATGATGACGCGCGCGACaatgaagctggagatggtcAAGGTAGAGACttcaagggcaagggcagGGATAGAGAAGCACCGAAGCCGGCGGTGGAGTCCAAGACGGTATATGAAGCCAAGCCGGTTGTGAGAGATCTGCGCCAGGAAGCCGTGTCTGCCTTTGTTCCCACCTCGgtgcagatgaagatgaacaaaggcaaaggccaaggcggaCTATTGGAGCCAGAGGAGGCGGATCGGTTGGAGAAGGAGGGATACCTGAAGCTGGCTCCGGGCAACGAACAGgatgaagccgaagaagatgaccaaGCCGATGCAGAGCGCGTGGCGCCGTCTTCTCGGAATGTCATGATGGAGGaggtggaagatgaagaagcgtGAGGAGGGGCCTTATTTCACAGCCCTTTCTGGTTCTTTGCATGGTTTTGGCGTATCTGGACAAGGTTCACGGCATATCAAACGGAGTTTCTTGAGATGATTAGTGCAGTTCGATAGTTGTGAGCTCACGAGTTGAGCATCATGAGGGAATGAGCAACAGAGCATGTGCAGCTTTAGCCCAAACTTGGAATGAGCTGCAATGGCCGAGAGCCATCATAAGCAACGCCCGCAGTATCTGTCATTGGCCCCGTAGGCCTGTCGCTGACCAAGCTCCTCAGCCATAGCACAAACACAGCATCGTGCATCGTGATGAGATGCTTCTGTAAATCGTAAAGCCAGATTCGGCACATGAGTAGATGAGGCGGCCAGGTGATTGGGCAGTATCCCGATCTCAATCAAGCCCGCCATCATGACCCCTGAAGACAGGAAAACAGGTCACCACTAACAAAAGTGTTTCCATGTAATATCTCTTGGTCATAGCATTGACCAAGCCAAGCTTTTCcaatataatttttttcttttcttctttttcgtctcCGCAATGGAGACTTCCGATAGGTGGAGCAGCCCGGAGTCCTCCGTCACCCGTCGAAAATCCTCCCCAGCAAGCCACTAACCAGCTCTCTCGGCTAGGCGGGCGGATCTCCTCAGCTCGAAATTAGTCAAATCTTTATTTCGAAACGGGGAacttggagaaaaaaaaaatgcttaTTTGGAACATCGTGGACTGTGCGAGTCGTGATGGCAGGTTTGCAAAGAGGATGAGACTTTGATTTTGAAATCGCAAACAGTCCCAAGCGTTTGTCAGTTTGCTGTTGGGACGAAAGCTGCGAATGCCCTATTCCATCCCAAAGAGGCTGAAGTCCAACAGCGAATCCCATCTTACCAATGGATATCATGAATGACTTTCAATCTGTAAAGCACTGTAAGCCCATTGAAGCCACACATGGTAACGAGACCGGCAAGTGGAAAAAACCGACCATCTCCTGCCAGGGCAAACGGCAAACTAGGGCCCTTTGCTGCGTGAGCCGTTGTGGAACTCGGTGGCCAGCAAATGGCAGGTTTCCATTACCTACACAGTCCACTGGCTCGGCTCCATTTGCCATGAATCTCCGGGGCGCGACGTTTCCACTCCGACGATGGTTGCCGCCCCACGCCGAGTACGGGGTATTGAAAATGCactgaggaaaaaaaagcagtcATTATATAGCCTAGGGCGCTGTTTGACATGTTGCGTGACTGGCATCAAATATGACCCTTTCCCCATCTCCTTTTCGatttcctccttttcccttttcaaGTCAAAACAACATAGCCTTTTTCAGTTGTGCATTGTTCAAGTCCAATCTGGCCGTTGATTGGCAATTGCCAGTAGCTTCGCCTCTTGGCCGGTACTTACGCTTTGAAGAGCCAGACGAAACCAGGAAACATGGATGTCCAGCAGGTCAACTCAAGAGCAATCCATGACGAGATCGATCTCGAGTCTGATCACTCTGAAACTTCGAGCGATGAAAACGACACAAGAGACGGTGGAGAAAGGAGGAACTCGGAACTGCAGGATGAAAAGCACCAGCCTCAGCCGCAAATCAACAATGACTTGGAGCGGCAACAAACAGCAAGATCCGCGGCATCCAATCAAGAAACATATCCCGAGGGCGGACTCCAAGCATGGCTCGTGGTAGCAGGATCCTGGTTCGCCATGATTGCCTCCATGGGATTGATGAACAGTATTGCCGTCTT is part of the Trichoderma atroviride chromosome 1, complete sequence genome and encodes:
- a CDS encoding uncharacterized protein (EggNog:ENOG41~CAZy:CE3~TransMembrane:1 (o254-275i)); this encodes MKGNVRATLAPPSPLIFKNTSPGKAIKPGTELRILPVGDSITYGFLSNQDGGDGNGYRLRLRENLSNDTVVFAGTITSPVGNMTDGYFAAWNGKTIQYIENNVGPSLDQRPNIILLHAGTNDMNPDSSISTEGNDPVAASRRLGSLIDKMIDSCPDAVILVAMIIGTCRVDQAPQTEMFQSLVPGVVMPRFQAGKHVLPVDFSTFALSNLRDCIHPTNPGYQLLGHYWYDFVAQIPQDWITEPVGDDPKRQDSFAMHLGTNTPLLMLLVSLFVLLHM
- a CDS encoding uncharacterized protein (EggNog:ENOG41) → MPKEKNYNPVQAQRKADKAREVRKGKAEAQGRRDEKLARKNPDRIQKQIDDLKAVVSGGGKLTRHEEQVLEGLEKELKAVRKARDTLGDKAPEFGRWRRDGDGSRPGALGKRRRGDDGSSSDEDIPDDVKSIPMPRDTPPPIPKAEMDKWYAKRRAKREAENAARRRDDDARDNEAGDGQGRDFKGKGRDREAPKPAVESKTVYEAKPVVRDLRQEAVSAFVPTSVQMKMNKGKGQGGLLEPEEADRLEKEGYLKLAPGNEQDEAEEDDQADAERVAPSSRNVMMEEVEDEEA